Proteins found in one Cheilinus undulatus linkage group 9, ASM1832078v1, whole genome shotgun sequence genomic segment:
- the LOC121514870 gene encoding histone H4, whose protein sequence is MSGRGKGGKGLGKGGAKRHRKVLRDNIQGITKPAIRRLARRGGVKRISGLIYEETRGVLKVFLENVIRDAVTYTEHAKRKTVTAMDVVYALKRQGRTLYGFGG, encoded by the coding sequence ATGAGCGGACGCGGAAAGGGAGGAAAAGGACTCGGTAAAGGAGGCGCCAAGCGTCACCGTAAAGTTCTCCGTGATAACATCCAGGGAATCACCAAGCCCGCTATCCGCCGTCTGGCTCGCCGCGGTGGAGTCAAGCGTATCTCCGGTCTCATCTACGAGGAGACCCGCGGAGTGTTGAAGGTTTTCCTGGAGAACGTCATCCGTGATGCCGTCACCTACACCGAGCACGCCAAGAGGAAGACTGTCACCGCCATGGATGTGGTCTACGCTCTCAAGAGACAGGGACGCACTCTTTACGGATTCGGAGGTTAA
- the LOC121514855 gene encoding histone H2A-beta, sperm-like has protein sequence MLGSGRSGKTRAAAKSRSSRAGLKFPVGRVHRLLRKGKYSKRVGAGASVYLAAVLEYLTSEMMELAGNMARDSGKRRIIPRYLQLSVCFDPELNKLLRRVTIPEGGVVPNLNPALLPKRVHKLVRREGLSDMLW, from the coding sequence atgttagGAAGCGGTAGAAGCGGGAAGACGAGAGCCGCAGCAAAGAGCCGCTCCTCCCGTGCTGGGCTGAAGTTCCCTGTCGGTCGTGTCCACAGGCTGCTCCGTAAGGGAAAGTATTCCAAGCGTGTGGGAGCCGGAGCCAGTGTGTACCTGGCGGCTGTGCTGGAGTACCTGACTTCTGAGATGATGGAGCTGGCTGGTAACATGGCTCGTGACAGCGGGAAGAGACGTATCATCCCCCGATACCTACAGCTGTCTGTTTGCTTTGACCCGGAGCTCAACAAGTTACTGAGACGAGTGACCATCCCTGAGGGCGGCGTGGTGCCTAACCTGAATCCCGCTCTGCTGCCAAAGAGGGTCCACAAACTCGTCAGACGGGAGGGTTTAAGCGACATGTTGTGGTAG